A region from the Methanofollis liminatans DSM 4140 genome encodes:
- a CDS encoding DUF5804 family protein: MHLILVQRDGTDLYTTLFSSETSREILRFYRPEKTPYGVSVRVISLGAALALAAELRWYLKRYVALALFEMAPGRCCTLACAHAIEQREVDPDRPPDRRLYICFQEGRPVVTEGPDGDLEVWALPGETIGER, from the coding sequence ATGCACCTCATCCTCGTCCAGCGGGATGGGACTGACCTTTACACAACTCTTTTTTCGTCAGAGACGAGCCGCGAGATCCTCCGCTTTTATCGTCCTGAAAAAACGCCGTACGGCGTGTCCGTCCGTGTCATCTCACTCGGTGCAGCCCTCGCCCTTGCCGCAGAATTGCGGTGGTATCTCAAACGCTATGTCGCCCTCGCCCTCTTCGAGATGGCACCGGGCCGCTGCTGTACTCTCGCCTGTGCGCATGCGATTGAACAGCGGGAGGTCGATCCCGACCGTCCGCCTGACCGGCGCCTTTATATCTGCTTTCAGGAGGGCCGCCCCGTGGTCACCGAGGGACCGGACGGCGACCTTGAGGTGTGGGCGCTTCCCGGGGAGACGATCGGCGAGCGGTGA